GCCCGTGCCGCCCCGTCCGGCAGGCCGTGCCGCAGGCACGCCTTCGCCGTCCGCTCCCCGACCGTCTCCTCCGGGTCCCGTGGCCCCGGGCGGCAGTGGGCGAAACGGCGTGCGGGTTTCGCACGCCGTCAACTCGGCGGCCGTGGATTCGTCCTGCCGGACGAATCCGACACATGAGCGGCACGCGCGTGTGCCGCTCGCCGGATCCACGCCGAGCACGGGCACCTCGCCCCCGTCCCGGGACCCGGTTGCCCCGGAGGGGTTTCACGGCGGCCCTCCCGCCCGCGTCATCCGGCCCCAGCAGGCCGGACACCTCGCCCCGGTGGATGCCGGGACCGACGCCGTCCACCGCGCGGTCACGTCCCCGTGCGGCTTGCGCGGTCCCCGTACTCCCGGCGCGAGCTCCTTCGTGTGCGTTGTCATGCCCTCGGGTCTCGCCCCGAAGCCGGCCCTCCGGGACCGACCGCGCGTGCCTTCTTATGTCCACCGAACGGTGGACACGCGCCCGCGTGCGGCACAATGACCGTGCCCGCCAGCCCCCCTCTCGAAGCAACGGAACGGCGTGATGACCAAGACGACAGTGCTGAAGGACGGCGTCTCCACCGACCAGCCCGAGCCCCCCGCCGAGGCCGCGCGCTCCGTGGGCGGAAGCCGTGCGTTCGCCGTGATGCTGTTGCTCACCGGCGCGGCCGGACTGCTCGCGGCATGGGTCATCACGATCGACAAGTTCAAGCTGCTGGAAGCCAAGGTCGCGGGCACGACGTTCACGCCCGGCTGCAGCCTCAACCCCGTGGTGTCCTGCGGCAGCGTGATGGAGAGCAAGCAGGCCGCCGCCTTCGGGTTCCCCAACCCGATGCTCGGCCTCGTCGCCTATGGCATCGTCATCTGCGTCGGCATGAGCCTGCTCGGCCGGGCCCGCTACCCGCGCTGGTACTGGCTCACCTTCAACGCGGGCACCCTCTTCGGCGTCGGATTCTGCACCTGGCTCCAGTTCCAGTCCCTGTACCGGATCAACGCGCTGTGCCTGTGGTGCTCCCTCGCCTGGGTCGCGACGATCATCATGTTCTGGTACGTGACCTCGTTCAACGTGAGGAACGGCTTCATCCCCGCGCCGAAGTGGCTCAGGAGCTTCTTCGGCGAGTTCACCTGGGTCGTGCCGGTCCTGCACATCGGCATCATCGGGATGCTGATCCTGACCCGCTGGTGGGACTTCTGGACCAGCTGACAGGGCCCGCAGGCATTGTCAGTGGCGTGACATAGGGTTTCCGACGTGGAGCCCGACCTGTTCACCGCCGCAGCGGAAGCACGCCAGGAGAAGGACCCGTCCGGAAGTCCCCTGGCCGTGCGGATGCGCCCGCGTGTCCTCGACGAGGTCGTGGGCCAGCAGCATCTGCTGAAGCCGGGGTCGCCGCTGCGCCGTCTCGTCGGCGAGAGCGAGGGCGGACCGGCCGGACCCTCGTCCGTGATCCTCTGGGGACCGCCCGGCACCGGCAAGACGACTCTGGCGTACGTCGTGTCGAAGGCCACCGACAAGCGCTTCGTCGAACTGTCGGCGATCACCGCGGGCGTCAAGGAGGTCCGCGCGGTCATCGACGGGGCCCGCCGCGCCACCGGCGGCTTCGGCAAGGAGACCGTCCTCTTCCTCGACGAGATCCACCGCTTCAGCAAGGCCCAGCAGGACTCCCTGCTTCCCGCCGTCGAGAACCGCTGGGTGACCCTCATCGCGGCGACCACCGAGAACCCGTACTTCTCGGTGATCTCGCCCCTTCTCTCCCGCTCCCTCCTCCTCACCCTCGAACCCCTCACGGACGACGACCTGCGCGCCCTGCTGCGCCGCGCGGTCGCCGACGAGCGCGGCCTCAAGAGTGCCGTCACCCTGCCCGCGGACGCCGAGGAACACCTGCTGCGCATCGCCGGCGGAGACGCCCGCCGGGCCCTGACAGCCCTGGAGGCGGCCGCCGGAGCCGCGCTCGACAAGGGCGACGCGGACATCACCCTCCAGACCCTGGAGGAGACCGTCGACCGGGCGGCCGTGAAGTACGACCGTGACGGCGACCAGCACTACGACGTCGCCAGCGCCCTCATCAAGTCCATCCGGGGCTCCGACGTCGACGCGGCCCTGCACTACCTCGCCCGCATGATCGAGGCCGGCGAGGACCCCCGGTTCATCGCCCGCCGCCTGATGATCTCCGCCAGCGAGGACATCGGCCTCGCCGATCCGAACGCCCTGCCGATAGCCGTCGCCGCCGCGCAGGCCGTCGCCATGATCGGCTTCCCGGAGGCCGCGCTCACCCTCAGCCACGCCACCATCGCCCTCGCCCTGGCCCCCAAGTCCAACGCGGCGACCATGGCGATCGGCGCCGCCATGGAGGACGTGCGCAAGGGCCACGCGGGACCCGTGCCGATGCACCTGCGCGACGGGCACTACAAGGGCGCCGCCAAACTCGGCCACGCGCAGGGGTACGTGTACCCGCACGACCTGCCGGAAGGCATCGCCGAACAGCAGTACGCGCCGGAGGAGCTCAAGGACCGTACGTACTACGAACCGACCCGGCACGGAGCCGAGGCCAGGTACGCGGACGCGGTCGAGTGGACCCGGAGACACCTCGGTCGCAAGCGGTCCTGAGCACGCTGTAGAATCCTGCGCAGTGCTGCGTCCCGTGTCCGGCTCCGGTCGGCGCCTCAGGCGGGACAATCAGCCGGATCTTCTGATCCAGGAGCGTCGCGCACCTTCGTAGGTGTCGCGGGCAGCCCACCACCACCCGGGGTTCCGGGAACGGTCGGTGGGCCGTTCGTGTGCTGCACGTATGTGCCCAGCACAGGGGAACGGCTGCCTGGCGAGTCCCTCGCGGACCTGCCGGGAATCCCCGGCTGCGGATGCGACCTCCCGTAACCCTGAGGCAGCCGAAAAGGAAAAGGAAAAAGAGTGGCGAACCAGTCCCGCCCCAAGGTCAAGAAGTCGCGTGCCCTGGGCATCGCGCTGACCCCGAAGGCCGTCAAGTACTTCGAGGCCCGCCCCTACCCGCCGGGTGAGCACGGTCGTGGCCGCAAGCAGAACTCGGACTACAAGGTCCGTCTGCTGGAGAAGCAGCGTCTGCGCGCGCAGTACGACGTGTCCGAGCGTCAGCTCGTCCGCGCCTACGAGCGTGCCGCGAAGACGCAGGGCAAGACCGGTGAGGCCCTGGTCATCGAGCTGGAGCGTCGTCTCGACGCCCTGGTTCTGCGTTCGGGCATCGCCCGCACGATCTACCAGGCCCGCCAGATGGTCGTCCACGGCCACATCGAGGTCAACGGCCAGAAGGTCGACAAGCCGTCGTTCCGTGTCCGTCCCGACGACGTCGTGATGGTCCGCGAGCGCAGCCGCAGCAAGACCCTGTTCGAGGTCTCCCGCGCCGGTGGCTTCGCCCCCGACGGCGAGACCCCGCGCTACCTGCAGGTGAACCTCGGCGCCCTGGCCTTCCGCCTGGACCGCGAGCCGAACCGCAAGGAGATCCCGGTGATCTGCGACGAGCAGCTCGTCGTCGAGTACTACGCCCGCTGATCCAGCGGTCGCAGCACCAGGCATCACCGGCTTCACGCCTCGGCCCGTCGTTCCCCCGCCCTCACCGGTGGGGGAGCGGCGGGCTTTCGCGTACGGCCCCGCCCGCGTACGACCGCCGTACCGGCAGGGCCCGTCCGGGTACGGAGAGGCACCTCAGGCGCGATAGGGTCGGGGGCGACTTTCGAAGTGTCCGGAACCCAAGTGAAGTACCCCCAGAACACAGTCGATCTACGAGCGCAGAGAGCGGTGCGGTGTGACCGGTGGAGAGGTTGCCGGGATCCTGGTGGCCGTCTTCTGGGCGATCCTGGTCTCCTTCCTCGCCGTGGCGCTGGTGAGGCTGGCCCAGACGCTCAGGGCGACCACCAAGCTGGTCGCGGAGGTGACGGATCAGGCGGTGCCGCTGCTGGCCGACGCCTCCCAGGCCGTGCGCTCCGCACAGACGCAGATCGACCGGGTCGACGCCATCGCCACCGACGTCCAGGAGGTCACCTCCAACGCATCGGCGCTGTCGTCCACCGTCGCCTCGACCTTCGGCGGCCCCCTCGTCAAGGTCGCCGCGTTCGGATACGGCGTACGCCAGGCGATGAGCCGTACCAGGGCCGGCGAGGCGCCCGAGCCCGAGCGGGCCCGGCGCACCGTCGTCGTCGGCCGCACCGTACCGGCCCCGACGGGCCGAAAGCGCCGCAGGCAGAAGGGCTGAACCTCGCATGTTCCGCCGTACGTTCTGGTTCACCGCGGGCGCCGCGGCCGGTGTGTGGGCCACCACCAAGGTCAACCGCAAACTCCGGCAGCTGACCCCCGAGCACCTGGCCGCGCAGGCCGCCAACAAGGCGATCGAGGCCGGCCACCGGGTCAGGGACTTCGCCCTCGACGTACGGGCCGGGATGATCCAGCGCGAGGCAGAGCTGGGCGAGGCCCTCGGTATCGCCGAACCCCCGGGCCACGCGCTGCCCCCGCAGCGTCGGCTCGCCGCCCTCGACCGCGGGCCGGAAAACCTGAAGCACGATGAGAAGCACTACGGGATGCTGGACAACACGCACCCGTACAACCGGAATGAGGACCACTGATGGAGTCGGCTGAAATTCGTCGCCGCTGGCTGAGCTTCTTCGAGGAGCGCGGTCACACCGTCGTCCCTTCGGCGTCGCTCATCGCGGACGACCCGACTCTTCTCCTGGTCAACGCGGGCATGGTCCCCTTCAAGCCCTACTTCCTCGGTGAGACGAAGCCGCCCGCCCCGCGCGCCACCAGCGTGCAGAAGTGCGTGCGTACGCCCGACATCGAAGAGGTCGGCAAGACCACCCGGCACGGCACGTTCTTCCAGATGTGCGGCAACTTCTCCTTCGGGGACTACTTCAAGGAAGGAGCCATCAAGTACGCCTGGGAGCTGCTCACCAACTCCGTCGCCGACGGTGGCTACGGCCTTGAGCCCGAGAAGCTCTGGATCACCGTCTACCTCGACGACGACGAGGCCGAGCAGATCTGGCGCGAGCAGATCGGCGTCCCGGCCGAGCGCATCCAGCGCCTGGGCAAGAAGGACAACTTCTGGTCCATGGGCGTCCCCGGACCGTGCGGACCCTGCTCCGAGATCAACTACGACCGTGGCCCCGAGTTCGGCGTCGAGGGCGGCCCGGCCGTCAACGACGAGCGGTACGTGGAGATCTGGAACCTGGTCTTCATGCAGTACGAGCGTGGCGCCGGCGACGGCAAGGAGGACTTCCCGATCCTCGGGGACCTCCCGTCGCAGAACATCGACACCGGTCTCGGCCTCGAACGACTCGCCATGATCCTCCAGGGCGTACAGAACATGTACGAGACCGACACCCTGCGCGTCGTCATGGACAAGGCCACCGAGCTGACCGGTGTGCGCTACGGCGAGAAGCACGACACCGACGTCTCCATGCGCGTGGTCGCCGACCACATCCGTACGTCCGTCATGCTCATCGGCGACGGCGTCACGCCCGGCAACGAGGGGCGCGGCTACGTGCTGCGCCGCATCATGCGCCGCGCCATCCGCAACATGCGCCTGATGGGCGCCTCCGGACCGGTCGTCGCCGACCTCGTCGACGTCGTCATCAAGACGATGGGCCAGCAGTACCCGGAGCTCGTCACCGACCGCAAGCGCATCGAGACCGTGGCCCTCGCCGAGGAGGCCGCCTTCCTCAAGGCCCTCAAGGGCGGCACCAACATCCTCGACACCGCCGTCACGGAGACCAAGGCCGGCGGTGGCAAGGTCCTCTCCGGCGACAAGGCCTTCCTGCTCCACGACACCTGGGGCTTCCCGATCGACCTCACCCTCGAAATGGCCGCCGAACAGGGCCTTTCCGTGGACGAGGACGGCTTCCGGCGCCTGATGAAGGAGCAGCGGGACCGCGCCAAGGCCGACGCCAAGGCCAAGAAGACCGGCCACGCCGACATGGGCGCCTACCGCGAGATCGCCGACGCCGCCGGTGAGACCGAGTTCGTCGGATACGACCGTACCGAGGGAGAGTCGACGGTCGTCGGCATCCTCGTCGACGGTGTCTCCTCCCCGGCCGCCAGCGAGGGCGACGAGGTCGAGATCGTCCTCGACCGCACCCCGTTCTACGCCGAGGGCGGCGGCCAGATCGGCGACACCGGCCGCATCAGGATCGACACCGGTGCCGTCATCGAGGTCCGCGACTGCCAGAAGCCGGTGCCCGGGGTGTATGTCCACAAGGGCGTCGTCCAGGTCGGCGAGGTGACCGTCGGTGCCAAGGCCCAGGCCGCCATCGACGTGCGCCGCCGCACGGCCATCGCCCGCGCCCACTCGGCCACCCACCTCACCCACCAGGCCCTGCGCGACGCCCTCGGACCGACGGCCGCCCAGGCCGGTTCCGAGAACCAGCCCGGCCGCTTCCGCTTCGACTTCGGTTCGCCGTCCGCCGTCCCGACGGCCGTGATGACCGACGTCGAGCAGCAGATCAACGAGGTGCTCGCCCGAGACCTCGACGTGCACGCCGAGATCCTCAGCCTCGACGAGGCCAAGAAGCAGGGCGCCATCGCCGAGTTCGGCGAGAAGTACGGCGAGCGCGTGCGCGTCGTGACGATCGGCGACTTCTCCAAGGAGCTGTGCGGCGGCACGCACGTCCACAACACCTCGCAGCTCGGCCTGGTCAAGCTCCTCGGCGAGTCGTCCATCGGCTCCGGCGTGCGGCGTATCGAGGCCCTGGTGGGCGTGGACGCCTACAACTTCCTGGCCCGGGAGCACACGGTCGTCGCCCAGCTCCAGGAGCTGGTCAAGGGCCGCCCGGAGGAGCTTCCGGAGAAGGTCTCCGCCATGCTCGGCAAGCTGAAGGACGCCGAGAAGGAGATCGAGAAGTTCCGCGCCGAGAAGGTGCTCCAGGCCGCCGCCGGTCTCGCCCAGGGCGCCAAGGACGTCAACGGGGTCGCCCTCGTCACGGGCCAGGTCCCGGACGGCACGAGCGCCGACGACCTGCGCAAGCTGGTCCTCGACGTGCGGGGGCGCATCCAGGGCGGCCGGGCTGCCGTCGTCGCCCTCTTCACCACGGCCAACGGCAAGCCGCTGACGGTCATCGCCACCAACGAGGCCGCCCGCGAGCGTGGTCTCAAGGCGGGTGACCTGGTTCGTACGGCCGCCAAGACCCTCGGTGGCGGCGGTGGCGGCAAGCCGGACGTCGCCCAGGGCGGTGGCCAGAACCCGGCCGCCATCGGCGATGCCGTCGACGCCGTCGAGCGCCTTGTGGCGGAAACGGCCAAGTGAGCGGCGACGACAACACGATGCGCCGCGGTCGTCGACTCGCGATCGACGTCGGGGACGCCCGGATCGGGGTCGCCTCGTGCGACCCCGACGGGATCCTCGCCACTCCGGTGGAGACGGTCCCGGGACGGGACGTTCCCGCAGCTCAGCGCAGGTTGAAGCAACTCGTCGACGAGTACGAACCCATCGAGGTCGTCGTCGGCCTCCCTCGCTCCCTGAAGGGGAGCGAGGGCCCCGCCGCCGTCAAGGTCCGCGGCTTCGCCCAGCAGCTCGCCCGCCTGATCACGCCGGTCCCGGTCCGTCTGGTGGACGAGCGCATGACGACGGTGACGGCCAGTCAGGGACTGCGTGCCTCGGGCGTGAAATCGAAAAAGG
The DNA window shown above is from Streptomyces sp. NBC_01451 and carries:
- a CDS encoding vitamin K epoxide reductase family protein encodes the protein MTKTTVLKDGVSTDQPEPPAEAARSVGGSRAFAVMLLLTGAAGLLAAWVITIDKFKLLEAKVAGTTFTPGCSLNPVVSCGSVMESKQAAAFGFPNPMLGLVAYGIVICVGMSLLGRARYPRWYWLTFNAGTLFGVGFCTWLQFQSLYRINALCLWCSLAWVATIIMFWYVTSFNVRNGFIPAPKWLRSFFGEFTWVVPVLHIGIIGMLILTRWWDFWTS
- a CDS encoding replication-associated recombination protein A gives rise to the protein MEPDLFTAAAEARQEKDPSGSPLAVRMRPRVLDEVVGQQHLLKPGSPLRRLVGESEGGPAGPSSVILWGPPGTGKTTLAYVVSKATDKRFVELSAITAGVKEVRAVIDGARRATGGFGKETVLFLDEIHRFSKAQQDSLLPAVENRWVTLIAATTENPYFSVISPLLSRSLLLTLEPLTDDDLRALLRRAVADERGLKSAVTLPADAEEHLLRIAGGDARRALTALEAAAGAALDKGDADITLQTLEETVDRAAVKYDRDGDQHYDVASALIKSIRGSDVDAALHYLARMIEAGEDPRFIARRLMISASEDIGLADPNALPIAVAAAQAVAMIGFPEAALTLSHATIALALAPKSNAATMAIGAAMEDVRKGHAGPVPMHLRDGHYKGAAKLGHAQGYVYPHDLPEGIAEQQYAPEELKDRTYYEPTRHGAEARYADAVEWTRRHLGRKRS
- the rpsD gene encoding 30S ribosomal protein S4; amino-acid sequence: MANQSRPKVKKSRALGIALTPKAVKYFEARPYPPGEHGRGRKQNSDYKVRLLEKQRLRAQYDVSERQLVRAYERAAKTQGKTGEALVIELERRLDALVLRSGIARTIYQARQMVVHGHIEVNGQKVDKPSFRVRPDDVVMVRERSRSKTLFEVSRAGGFAPDGETPRYLQVNLGALAFRLDREPNRKEIPVICDEQLVVEYYAR
- a CDS encoding DUF948 domain-containing protein — encoded protein: MTGGEVAGILVAVFWAILVSFLAVALVRLAQTLRATTKLVAEVTDQAVPLLADASQAVRSAQTQIDRVDAIATDVQEVTSNASALSSTVASTFGGPLVKVAAFGYGVRQAMSRTRAGEAPEPERARRTVVVGRTVPAPTGRKRRRQKG
- the alaS gene encoding alanine--tRNA ligase translates to MESAEIRRRWLSFFEERGHTVVPSASLIADDPTLLLVNAGMVPFKPYFLGETKPPAPRATSVQKCVRTPDIEEVGKTTRHGTFFQMCGNFSFGDYFKEGAIKYAWELLTNSVADGGYGLEPEKLWITVYLDDDEAEQIWREQIGVPAERIQRLGKKDNFWSMGVPGPCGPCSEINYDRGPEFGVEGGPAVNDERYVEIWNLVFMQYERGAGDGKEDFPILGDLPSQNIDTGLGLERLAMILQGVQNMYETDTLRVVMDKATELTGVRYGEKHDTDVSMRVVADHIRTSVMLIGDGVTPGNEGRGYVLRRIMRRAIRNMRLMGASGPVVADLVDVVIKTMGQQYPELVTDRKRIETVALAEEAAFLKALKGGTNILDTAVTETKAGGGKVLSGDKAFLLHDTWGFPIDLTLEMAAEQGLSVDEDGFRRLMKEQRDRAKADAKAKKTGHADMGAYREIADAAGETEFVGYDRTEGESTVVGILVDGVSSPAASEGDEVEIVLDRTPFYAEGGGQIGDTGRIRIDTGAVIEVRDCQKPVPGVYVHKGVVQVGEVTVGAKAQAAIDVRRRTAIARAHSATHLTHQALRDALGPTAAQAGSENQPGRFRFDFGSPSAVPTAVMTDVEQQINEVLARDLDVHAEILSLDEAKKQGAIAEFGEKYGERVRVVTIGDFSKELCGGTHVHNTSQLGLVKLLGESSIGSGVRRIEALVGVDAYNFLAREHTVVAQLQELVKGRPEELPEKVSAMLGKLKDAEKEIEKFRAEKVLQAAAGLAQGAKDVNGVALVTGQVPDGTSADDLRKLVLDVRGRIQGGRAAVVALFTTANGKPLTVIATNEAARERGLKAGDLVRTAAKTLGGGGGGKPDVAQGGGQNPAAIGDAVDAVERLVAETAK
- the ruvX gene encoding Holliday junction resolvase RuvX produces the protein MRRGRRLAIDVGDARIGVASCDPDGILATPVETVPGRDVPAAQRRLKQLVDEYEPIEVVVGLPRSLKGSEGPAAVKVRGFAQQLARLITPVPVRLVDERMTTVTASQGLRASGVKSKKGRSVIDQAAAVIILQQALESERVSGKAPGEGVEVVI